GGAGCAGGAGGGTGAAGAGGATTACTCGCACGTGACCTTCTGCTGGTTCTTGTCCTGGTTGGTGCTGGGATCGGCCTTGGGGGTGCTGGGCATGTCGGCCTGCATGTTCTTGCAGCCCATGAAGTTTTCGCCACGGGCCATGAAGACCTTGCGGTAGAGCGAGCTGTCGTACGCCTGGGTGTCCCGGAAGGGAGCGGTGTCGAAGCAGCGCTGGTCCGGGTCGTCCAGTCCGGGGTAGCTGTTCAGGTTGTTGAGGCCCATGGGGGCACCGTGCTTGCTCTTGTTGCAGTCGCGAGCGCTCTCGCCGGGCTTGTAGTTGTGGGCCACCACGAAGGGGCCGAGGAAGTCGGGGAGGAGGAAGTTGGCCACCTCGCTGAGCTGGTCCAGGCCCACCTGGCCCGTGTAGTTGCCGATGCCCAGGAACTTCATCCGGTCCACCTGCAGGTAGAGGCCGTGGTCGGAGCCGCCCCCGTGCACGCCTGCCCGCTTGGACTTCACCAGGGCGTCACCGCCATCGGGCAGCTGCCAGCCGTTGGCGATGAGCGTGAAGCGGTTCTTCACCTGCATGTTGCTCAGGTCCTTGCCGCCCCAGTTGTCCACGGTGAAGAAGCCCTTGTCCTCCTTCTGCAGGTAGTTCCTGGGCAACCCGATGCTGGTGAGCCGGCTGCGGAGCTCCACCTCCACCTGGCCCTTGGTGTTGAAGTGGAAGTGCTCGAGGAAGTAGTCGAGCGTCTTGCCCACCGCGGAGGCCGCCTCGGCGCCCATGCCGCCCGAGCCCTCGAAGACGCGGCTCAGGTCGATCCCCGACACGCCCTGGTTCTTGATGGTCACCTGCGCCGGCTCGGCGCGCAGCATGGTGCCGAACCTGCCCTCGGGCTCGATGGAGTCGAGGTCCCGGTAGCGCTCGGCGGCCTCCTTCACCGAGGCCGTCATGGCCACGTCGAAGGCCTTCTCGTGGTCCCCGCTGCCGTAGTCGCTCAGGGCGTAGCTCGTCATCTCCCAGGCGACGTACCGGCTGGCCTCCTGCAGCTTGAGCTTGGCCCGGATGATCTCGCTCAGGAAGATGCTGAACATCAGGATGGAGACGAGCAGCGGCACCACGAGCGCGAACTCGACGATGGCGGCGCCACGCTGGGACGGCTTGCGATGTGCGTGAGGGCGGAGCATGGCGGGCCTCAGTGGGTGATGATCT
This is a stretch of genomic DNA from Archangium violaceum. It encodes these proteins:
- a CDS encoding TadE/TadG family type IV pilus assembly protein — its product is MLRPHAHRKPSQRGAAIVEFALVVPLLVSILMFSIFLSEIIRAKLKLQEASRYVAWEMTSYALSDYGSGDHEKAFDVAMTASVKEAAERYRDLDSIEPEGRFGTMLRAEPAQVTIKNQGVSGIDLSRVFEGSGGMGAEAASAVGKTLDYFLEHFHFNTKGQVEVELRSRLTSIGLPRNYLQKEDKGFFTVDNWGGKDLSNMQVKNRFTLIANGWQLPDGGDALVKSKRAGVHGGGSDHGLYLQVDRMKFLGIGNYTGQVGLDQLSEVANFLLPDFLGPFVVAHNYKPGESARDCNKSKHGAPMGLNNLNSYPGLDDPDQRCFDTAPFRDTQAYDSSLYRKVFMARGENFMGCKNMQADMPSTPKADPSTNQDKNQQKVTCE